CTTACCACTTCCACTTGAGGCGCTTCAACATGGACACCATCCACAGTGGCTCCTCTGCTACCTTGCTTCACCACCACGTGCTTGTAATAGTAGTCAGTTTTTGCTAAGATTTCCATTTCATGTTCATTAGCAAAGAGAAAGTCGTAACCGCGTGTCATCTGCAAGAAGGTACTTAAGTGCTGCTTAAGTGGCTCATAGGAAGCGGCATCCACAGAAAGAACGGCTCCATTGCTTTTAGCTTTAGCAGTCAGCTCCTGAACCACTTTAGAACTCTCAGGGTGAAATAAAGCATAACCGCTGATGTGAAGCCAATCAATGTCCACCTCAGGAACACTTATGTAACTGCGAGCCACATTGGGAGAACTCCACATGTTTCGCTCGCCTTTCTCATGACGCACCAGCAGTGTACCCGTGAAGCCCTCCTTTTGCGTGAGCAGCATATTGATACCGTAGCGCTGCCCAGCCTCCATAAAAAACCCATAGCCACCATCAGTGCCCACACAGCCTAAGATTCCCACATTAGATCCCCAGCGTGCAGCATGACGAGCAGTATTGAACGCGGAACCGCCAGGAACCACCAGAGCCCTTGCTTGTGCATCTGACGCATAGACTTTTGGAGCTTCCTCAAAAATTAACACATCCATGAGCACATCTCCGTAAATTAGGACCATACTATAATTGTAGTGCTTAAAGAGGAGGTATGAAAATATGTTGCAAATCGCACCACACGTAAAAGAAGCCATAGAGACGCTAAAACCCGTAGTTGCGTTGGAATCCACCATAATAACTCACGGCATGCCCTATCCTGCAAATTTGCATACGGCATTAGAAGTGGAGCAAGTCATAAAAGAAGCTGGGGCTGTGCCAGCTACCATAGGTGTCATAAACGGCATCATAAAAGTAGGTTTGAGCGAAGAAGAAATAACATACCTAAGCCAGGCAAAAGACCTTCATAAAATCAGCCTGAAAGACTTGTCAGTGGCAGCAGCCAAGAAACTCTCTGGCGGCACAACAGTTTCTGCAACCATGTTTGCTTCCTACAAGGCCGGCATTCAAGTTTTCGCCACTGGGGGCATCGGCGGAGTTCATCGCGATGCACGGGAAAGCTTCGATGTGAGTACCGACTTGGAAGCCTTGGGGTCCATCCCCATAACCGTGGTATGCGCAGGCGCTAAGGCCATATTGGACCTACCAGCCACATTGGAGTATTTGGAAACCAAAGGGGTACTAGTAGTGGGTTACAAAACCGATGAATTCCCCGCTTTCTACTACGGCCGCAGTGGACTGAAGCTGGAACACTCAGTTACTACTCCTGGAGAGTTGGCTCAAATCATACGTGAGCGTGATGCACTGGAGATCAATAAAGCCATATTGGTGGGAAATCCACCTCCTGAAGAGATGGCTCTGGAAAAAGGCAAAGTAGAGCAACTCATTGAAGCAGCTTTACAGCAAGCAAAAGTAAACAACATTAAGGGTAAAGATGTTACGCCATTCTTGCTGGATTACTTAGCCAAAAACTCCAAAGGTGAGACTCTGGAAACCAACATTGCCCTGGTAAAGAACAATGCCTATGTGGGTTCTCTGATCGCAAAAGCTCTGATGGCTGCTAAGATATAGAAAGAGCGCAAAGGAGGGGATAAGCCATGCCAGAGTTTTCAAGTCCATTTAGCGGAAACAAGTACGACCGCAAGCTCACACACGAGGAATTAGTGAGGGCTATTCGGTTCATGGTCGCAGCTGAGTATGAAGCCACACAACTTTACATGCAGCTCGCAGAAAGCATTGACAACGCGCTTGCCAAAGACGTTTTGGTGGACATAGCCAACGAGGAAAGAGTTCACGCAGGAGAGTTCCTCCGCTTGCTTTTAGAGCTGGAACCTGATGAGAAAAAGTTTTACGAAGAAGGCAAAGATGAAGTAGAGGAATTCATAAAGAAACACCAAAAGAAGTGAGGTAAAAAGAAATAACGGAGGCGTCCGTGTTAGAAAGGGGCTTACCCATTACGGGTAAGCCCCTTTTGCTTAAGTCATGCCATTTATCGTGATTAACTTGAACGCTATTTTTTTACTTCACCATGACACGCGTTAAGAAAGCAGCCACTTGGTCACGGGTTAGCGTTAGGTCTGGCCCAAACGTGGTTTCTGTCATGCCCTTTACTACTCCCTTTTCGTAAAGGTAAGCCACATAGATCTTCGACCAGTGCCCGAAAAGATCAGTAAATGGCGACTTGGGGATAAAGTTCTGACCAGGCTCTAACGGAAGCGTCAAGGCGATCAACTTCGCAGCCTCACCTCTGGTTAGATAACCAGCTGGACGCAGTGTCCCATCAGGATAACCCTTTACAATGTTAGCTTTGTAGAATGCCCAATAATAAGGAGCTACAGCACTCTTAGGATCTACATCTTTAAACGGGTTCTTTCCATCTAATTCCGCCAACGTAACAGGCTTAACACCTGTAGCTAAAGCCAGTGCATACATGAATTCACCGCGAGTAATGGGTTCTGTGGGTCTGAACTTGTTGTCAAGCACCGTCAAGAATTTCTTCTCTACCACAGTGGTAATGTTGTCTTTTGCCCAAGAATTACTAATGTCAGTGATTTCAGGTACAGAGCCGAGCACAAATGAACCTGAAGTGGAAACGTTTTGGCCCACTAACCAAACCTTGTAAGTGTAGCTACCTGCAGGAATGTTAGGCAAAGTGATGAATCTAATCAGCGTGTTCCCAGTGGGGAATGTTTTCTTCATTATTGCTTGGGTGTAGCTCTTGCCTTGAGAATCCTTGTAATGGAAGTTACTGCCAGTAATCTCTACATCGTAGTAGTAACCGCTGCTGAACTGCATTGTTACTGACGAACCTGGGTTCACCACGTAAACCATCAATTCTACCCCACCAGTGGGAAGTTGCATTACATCCAACTTGATTGTAAGTGTGCCTGCTGCCGATGTTGCCAAAGGTGCCATGACAACAAACAAGCTGAGGCACAGCAACACCGGAATGATTTTCTCTACCAACTTTCTCATCCTTGTTTCACCTCCTTAACCAGGACGTACTTAAACCCCTGTTAGTTTCTTATTGTAACATTGTATCAGCCTATCAAGTGTAAATTGTGCTTTAATTAATCCATGGAAGAAAAAATAACTCTGCCAAGAATTGTTTGGGGACTCTGGAGAATTAAAACTTGGAATAGAACACCAAAAGAACTTGCTAGAACCATGAACAAGCTTTTGGACCTGGGTGTAGACACTGTGGATTTAGCGGACATTTACGGAGACTATGAAGCCACAAAGATGTTCGGTGAAGTGCTGCAAGCAGACCCAACACTCTCCAATCGCATAAAAGTGGTTACAAAAACAGGCATTGTCCTGCTTTCGGAGAAACAACAACAGGTCTACGTAAAACATTACGATACTTCAGCTGAGCACATCATTGCCTCGGTGGATCAATCTTTACTTGACTTGGGCAGGGATCACATTGATCTACTGCTCATACACAGGCCTGACCCGTTCACGGATCCGCTGGAAGTGGGCCATACCTTTGATGAGCTCTACAAGGAAGGAAAGGTGCTTTCTTTTGGCGTATCCAACTTCATGCCTTATCATCACTCACTACTCACAAAGTACGTGAAACAACCATTATTTGTGAATCAGATAGAAATCTCTCTTGCACATCCACAACCTTTTTTGGACTGGCAAATTCCATACATGATGGAAAACGACATAACCCCCATGGCTTGGTCACCCCTGGGCGGAGGAAAACTGTTCACCAGTGATGAACCCAACATGGTTAAGTTAAGGAACGCGCTGGAACAAGTCGCTCAGAATCACGGCGTCACACCTGAACACATTGCTTACGCATGGCTACTTAGCCATCCGTCAAATATTGTTGTCATAGCAGGCAGCAGCAACTACGATCGAGTAAAATCTGCAGTGGAGGCAAAGGACATAGTCCTTGACCGACAGGAGTGGTTTTATCTTTTAGAGCAAGCCACCGGTGAGCCCGTACCTTAATAGACAGTAGAGAAAAAGAAAAGCAGAAGACAAACGATGGAAATCCTTGAAATTACAGACCTCACTGTGGAAGGTTTTGGTGTTGCTAAGTCATCTGGTCTTGTGTATTTTGTAAAAGGCGTGGTGGCTCCTGGCGATGTGGTAAAAGCCGTAATTACTTCTCAACATAGAAACTATGTTGAAGCTGAATTTGTCGAACTGGTTCAGCCGAGCCCTTACAGGATAGAACCCTTGTGTCCACATTTCTCTCAGTGCGGCGGGTGCCAGCTTCAACACATATCCTATCAAGAGCAACTTCAATGGAAGAGCAATTTTGCAAGCCAAAACCTATGGAAACTCGCCCGTGAAAAAGTGGACAACGTACACATAGTTCCTTCTGATCTACTTTATGGTTACAGAGCAAAAGCTCACTTCACTTTTGGCGAAGAAAACAATATTTTGAACATTGGGTACTTTAGTAAATCCGACAAATGGTTCGCTTTGACTACTTGTCCCATACTCAAAGAAACACTTTGGGTGACAGCTCAAGACGTATTGAGTGTTTTAAGGAAGCATGACCTAAAAAGCTATTTCACCAGCAACGGAACACTTAGGCATCTGCAGGTTAGAGTGTCGCTGCTGACGGGAGAAAAACAAGTTCTCGTAACCTTTACGCAATTTCCCAAAAATTTTGAAAACGTGGCAGAGGAGATTCTTAGTGCTGGCATAAGCAGTTTGGCTTTGCACCAGAACACAGCTCAAAACAAAACAGTTATCGGTAAAGGTGCCACTTTGTACAACGGCAATCAATACGTGCAAGAACAGCTCATGGGTAAGGTTTACAACATTACCCCCGTTTCCTTCTTCCAAATAAACCCAGTGCAAGCAGAAAAGCTCTTTTCTATTGCTTTGGATTACTTAGAGCCTCAGCCCGAGGATATCGTGTTTGAAGGCTATTCAGGCGTAGGCGCTTTCACTTTGCTGTACGCCCAGAAAGTTAAAACTGTCATAGCAGCAGAAGGTGTAGAAGAAGCTGTACAGCAGGCATGTAAAAATGCTGCATTAAACAACGTAGACAACGTGCAGTTTTTAGCCAAGCCCGTTGAAGAAGCCGCTGGTTCCCTACAACAGAAGATTAACAAAGTAGTAGTTGATCCACCAAGAAACGGTATGACTCAGGAAGCATTGAACGCTGTAGCAAGGCTCCAGCCAGAACGTATTGTCTACATAAGCTGTGATCCATCAACTCTTGCTCGGGACATCAGCAGGTTTCAGCCCTTTGGCTATTCCTTAAACCACATCCAAGCCATCGACATGTTTCCACAAACCACACACGTTGAGTGCGTGGCACTACTGATAAAAGAAAAACTTTGAGCATTCCAGCAAAGGGCAAACCCGAGTCAAAGCGCTACAATGAAAAGGCTTTAAGATTAGATTGCAAATTACGCGATGTATTGGTATAGGAGCAAAACATTAGATTATTCTCATGGGCAGGAGATAAACCATGCATTTTAGGCAAGTAACGTTGATGGTCGACAAACTCGAAGGATTTATTGAGTTTGTAAGAATTTACCATTAGGCAAGTCCACAGCTTTTTTGAAATTATTTCCCCCTTAACAAAAATGGCTGACGTGTATGGCCTTTGCTTTGTTTACAGTGTCTACAGGTTTGCTCCTATTTGCTCTTGCACAGATAATACCTACACAAAAGTAAACTAAAGCACACGACCAATTGCCATAAATTCAAGGCAAAAAAGAACTCTTCCCATGCAAAAAAACATCTCATATGACGCGATTATCAACTCACTCTATATAGAACTGCAATAACTGTAAATATTGAATCAATATTTATTCAAGAAAAATGAGCTAATGGTTCTGCTAAAGCATAGGTAATTGCTGCCGCTTTTATGTTTGTTTTCAGGGTATTCTTTGCTATAATATAATCCGGTGCAAAGGAGAAACTTGGACGATATTTATCCTCTATATAAGAGAAAACAATTCTCCGAGAATTCGTTCATAAAATGAGCGTATCAAGAATTTCACGTACTCCAGCCTAAATAAGCCTACGATCCCTGTCTACAAACCTTGAAGCCCTTTTGCACTGAGTTTTCACAGTAAGGAGGTAAGTCATATGTGCTGTACATATGCGCAGAGAAAATCAAGAAAACAAGATAAGCAACTGAGGAGGTACATAAGATGAAAGTAAATGGAAACCCTGAAGGCATAAGCGAGCTTATTAAAGCGTTGCTCGCTGTGCAACATGAAGTCAAAAATCCAATTGCGACCAGTGAGAACCCATATTTCAAATCTAAATACGCACCACTGGACCAAATTGTCGATCTACTCCGCCCTTTACTCACAAAAAATGGTTTGATAATGGCGCAAGAAGTTTTATCCAACAGTTCGCAAGAAATCTCTATTGTTACTTACCTGTTTCACACGAATGGATGCTGGTTAGAGTTTGGACCTGTGACGGCTAATCCTCAAAGAACACGTGTTCAGGTAGGCGTTGATGAAGAGAGAAAACCTATTTACGAGACAACCGATGAGGTATCCGTACAAACGATAGGTAGTACTATATCTTACTTGAGAAGGTATGCTCTTTTGTCGCTGTTCAATATGGCAGCAACCTCTGAAGATGATGATGCAGAAAGCACAATGCCAGAACATCAAACTGTATCTAACGCACTTCTCATAGCCAACCCCAAAAGAATTTCTTTTGTGCTTACCCTTGCAAAAGAAGTTGGCTTAAACGAAGAACAGATTAGAACAATGGTGGAAAAGAAATACAACGTCCCACTGGAGAAGCTAAATAACGAGCAAGTTGATGCACTGATAAACTACCTACGTAGCAAGAAACAAGAACGAAGCTTGTAGAATAGACTTTCTTAGCAAGTCAATACAAAGAGGAGGACCGCCCCGTAAAAAGTGTGGTCCTCTTCATTTATTACTGTAGGTTTTCTTCTGCTTCTCTGACCAGTTCGCTTATGAGTTCATCCACATGAACAATTTTGTCTACTCTGTAGACATTTTCTCCACAGAAAGCGAAACCTTCGTCTAAATTGCCCTTTTGCGCGTTTATCAAAGCTTGAGAAATGCAGTAAGGTGCTTTTTTGGGATCACACGTCTTTAGGCAATTGTATCGGCACATGTCCGGCTTCTTTGCGTTGTTCTCAACATCAATAAGGAATTGATTTCTTATGGCTCTCCCTGGCATACCCTCGGGGCTCTTTATGATTACCACATCTTCCTTTTTCGCATTTATGTAAGCCTGCTTGAACTCCATTGCCGCATCACATTCATAGGTCGCCACAAACCGCGTCGCCATCTGCACTCCACTGGCACCAAGCTTTATGAACTTAGCAATGTCTTTGCCATCAAAAATGCCACCAGCTGCAATTATAGGTATTTTCTTACCATACTGTTCTTCAAAGGGCTTCACAGTTTCAATGACCTGCGGAACAATGTCCTCAAGCTTGTAATTGTCCATGTTAGCCAACTCTTCCAATTTAAAACCGAGGTGTCCACCTGCTTTTGGCCCTTCCACAATGATGGCGTCTGGTATGTAGTTATGCTTTTGAATCCACGATTTGCAGATGGTCGCTGCCCCACGAGCAGAAGAAACAATGGGCACAGCCTTTGTGTGGGTGCCCTTTACAAACTCCGGTAAACTTAGGGGAAGTCCAGCACCAGAAATAATAAGGTCTGCACCTTCCTCCACGGCAGTTGCTACAAGATCCTCATACTCCGTCACGGCTACCAATATGTTTACACCAATGATGCCCTTTGGTGAAAGCTCCCTAGCCCTTCTTATTTCATGCCTTAGTGCTTCAATGTTACCCTTTCTAATGTTAGGACCCCACTTAGGGTCGCTAAGA
The genomic region above belongs to Coprothermobacter proteolyticus DSM 5265 and contains:
- a CDS encoding carbohydrate kinase family protein, which produces MVLIYGDVLMDVLIFEEAPKVYASDAQARALVVPGGSAFNTARHAARWGSNVGILGCVGTDGGYGFFMEAGQRYGINMLLTQKEGFTGTLLVRHEKGERNMWSSPNVARSYISVPEVDIDWLHISGYALFHPESSKVVQELTAKAKSNGAVLSVDAASYEPLKQHLSTFLQMTRGYDFLFANEHEMEILAKTDYYYKHVVVKQGSRGATVDGVHVEAPQVEVVSTLGAGDCFNGVFIAEVSKGAALVEACRKASAEASRWVATDFERRYF
- a CDS encoding pseudouridine-5'-phosphate glycosidase, translating into MLQIAPHVKEAIETLKPVVALESTIITHGMPYPANLHTALEVEQVIKEAGAVPATIGVINGIIKVGLSEEEITYLSQAKDLHKISLKDLSVAAAKKLSGGTTVSATMFASYKAGIQVFATGGIGGVHRDARESFDVSTDLEALGSIPITVVCAGAKAILDLPATLEYLETKGVLVVGYKTDEFPAFYYGRSGLKLEHSVTTPGELAQIIRERDALEINKAILVGNPPPEEMALEKGKVEQLIEAALQQAKVNNIKGKDVTPFLLDYLAKNSKGETLETNIALVKNNAYVGSLIAKALMAAKI
- a CDS encoding ferritin family protein translates to MPEFSSPFSGNKYDRKLTHEELVRAIRFMVAAEYEATQLYMQLAESIDNALAKDVLVDIANEERVHAGEFLRLLLELEPDEKKFYEEGKDEVEEFIKKHQKK
- a CDS encoding S-layer homology domain-containing protein is translated as MRKLVEKIIPVLLCLSLFVVMAPLATSAAGTLTIKLDVMQLPTGGVELMVYVVNPGSSVTMQFSSGYYYDVEITGSNFHYKDSQGKSYTQAIMKKTFPTGNTLIRFITLPNIPAGSYTYKVWLVGQNVSTSGSFVLGSVPEITDISNSWAKDNITTVVEKKFLTVLDNKFRPTEPITRGEFMYALALATGVKPVTLAELDGKNPFKDVDPKSAVAPYYWAFYKANIVKGYPDGTLRPAGYLTRGEAAKLIALTLPLEPGQNFIPKSPFTDLFGHWSKIYVAYLYEKGVVKGMTETTFGPDLTLTRDQVAAFLTRVMVK
- a CDS encoding aldo/keto reductase, with the translated sequence MEEKITLPRIVWGLWRIKTWNRTPKELARTMNKLLDLGVDTVDLADIYGDYEATKMFGEVLQADPTLSNRIKVVTKTGIVLLSEKQQQVYVKHYDTSAEHIIASVDQSLLDLGRDHIDLLLIHRPDPFTDPLEVGHTFDELYKEGKVLSFGVSNFMPYHHSLLTKYVKQPLFVNQIEISLAHPQPFLDWQIPYMMENDITPMAWSPLGGGKLFTSDEPNMVKLRNALEQVAQNHGVTPEHIAYAWLLSHPSNIVVIAGSSNYDRVKSAVEAKDIVLDRQEWFYLLEQATGEPVP
- a CDS encoding ERF family protein; protein product: MKVNGNPEGISELIKALLAVQHEVKNPIATSENPYFKSKYAPLDQIVDLLRPLLTKNGLIMAQEVLSNSSQEISIVTYLFHTNGCWLEFGPVTANPQRTRVQVGVDEERKPIYETTDEVSVQTIGSTISYLRRYALLSLFNMAATSEDDDAESTMPEHQTVSNALLIANPKRISFVLTLAKEVGLNEEQIRTMVEKKYNVPLEKLNNEQVDALINYLRSKKQERSL
- a CDS encoding NAD(P)H-dependent flavin oxidoreductase, coding for MKLPSLKIGDLEAKVPIIQGGMGVGISMSGLASAVANAGGIGVISGLHLSLSDPKWGPNIRKGNIEALRHEIRRARELSPKGIIGVNILVAVTEYEDLVATAVEEGADLIISGAGLPLSLPEFVKGTHTKAVPIVSSARGAATICKSWIQKHNYIPDAIIVEGPKAGGHLGFKLEELANMDNYKLEDIVPQVIETVKPFEEQYGKKIPIIAAGGIFDGKDIAKFIKLGASGVQMATRFVATYECDAAMEFKQAYINAKKEDVVIIKSPEGMPGRAIRNQFLIDVENNAKKPDMCRYNCLKTCDPKKAPYCISQALINAQKGNLDEGFAFCGENVYRVDKIVHVDELISELVREAEENLQ